The following are encoded in a window of Dioscorea cayenensis subsp. rotundata cultivar TDr96_F1 chromosome 16, TDr96_F1_v2_PseudoChromosome.rev07_lg8_w22 25.fasta, whole genome shotgun sequence genomic DNA:
- the LOC120279466 gene encoding fumarylacetoacetase, whose translation MGLKSFVDVPRDSHFPLENLPFGVFRPAGGEPARPGVAIGDYVLDLAAIASAGLFDGPVLGNHSQCFLESSLNLFLGMGRPAWKEARLTIQRLLSADEPTLRDNASLRKKALLPMSEVEMLLPVVIGDYTDFFSSYYHAKNCGTMFRGPENAVSQNWYHLPIAYHGRASSVVISGTDVIRPRGQGHPVGNSPPYFGPSQKMDFELEMAAIVGPGNELGRPVGVDEAADRIFGLVLMNDWSARDIQAWEYVPLGPFLGKSFATTISPWIVTLDALEPFVCPAPKQDPPPLPYLAESKHTNYDIHLEVCIKPAGHEHPSIVTKSNFKHLYWTISQQLAHHTINGCNLRPGDMLGTGTISGPDPDSLGCLLELTWNAQNQLTLNGTTRKYLEDGDEVTFTGYCKGNDYNVGFGTCTGKLLPSIP comes from the exons ATGGGTCTCAAATCGTTCGTTGATGTGCCTCGGGATTCGCACTTCCCTCTGGAGAACCTCCCCTTCGGCGTCTTCCGCCCCGCCGGCGGCGAGCCGGCGAGGCCCGGCGTCGCCATCGGTGACTATGTGCTTGATCTCGCTGCCATTGCTTCCGCTGGCCTCTTTGACGGTCCCGTCCTTGGGAATCACTCCCAGTGTTTCCTCGAG TCTTCTCTGAACTTGTTCCTCGGAATGGGCCGTCCGGCTTGGAAAGAAGCTCGCTTGACAATCCAGAGATTGTTATCAG CTGATGAACCAACACTGCGTGACAATGCGAGCTTGAGAAAGAAGGCCCTTTTGCCAATG AGTGAAGTTGAGATGCTTCTACCTGTTGTGATTGGAGACTACACAGATTTCTTTTCATCTTACTATCATGCAAAGAACTGCGGGACCATGTTTCGGGGTCCTGAAAATGCCGTTTCTCAAAATTG GTATCACCTTCCTATTGCTTATCATGGAAGAGCATCCTCAGTTGTTATCTCTGGAACAGATGTTATACGGCCTAG AGGTCAAGGTCATCCAGTGGGCAATTCTCCTCCTTATTTCGGGCCTTCGCAGAAGATGGATTTTGAACTGGAAATG GCTGCTATAGTTGGCCCAGGAAATGAGTTAGGACGACCTGTAGGTGTTGATGAGGCAGCAGATCGGATATTCGGACTTGTTTTAATGAATGATTGGAGTG CCAGGGATATCCAAGCATGGGAATATGTACCGCTAGGACCTTTTCTTGGAAAAAGCTTTG CCACAACAATATCCCCTTGGATTGTGACTCTTGATGCCCTGGAGCCTTTTGTTTGTCCAGCTCCAAAGCAG GATCCTCCTCCTTTGCCATACTTAGCTGAGAGTAAGCATACAAACTACGACATTCATCTTGAG GTTTGTATCAAGCCCGCTGGACATGAACATCCATCAATTGTCACTAAGAGCAACTTCAAGCATCT ATATTGGACAATTTCGCAACAACTTGCACATCATACCATAAATGGATGCAATTTGAGGCCCGGTGATATGCTGGGCACTGGGACCATCAGTGGACCT GATCCCGACTCTCTTGGATGCCTGCTTGAGTTGACATGGAATGCGCAAAATCAACTTACCTTGAATGGAACTACTCGGAAATATTTAGAAGATGGAGATGAGGTCACCTTTACTGGATACTGCAAG GGAAATGACTACAATGTAGGATTCGGAACATGCACTGGCAAGCTCCTTCCTTCAATTCCTTAA
- the LOC120278877 gene encoding uncharacterized protein LOC120278877, which produces MATAPPPGKRAGGAGGGELKRLAEIVMVLSTIGTVRASREPSPVECSLVAEAKARLVSLCAAERPKDLFPKDTVMALVKDLGLNSSNDRSLRSRPQRMSIAEKFLVSKRKMEESKDLAAHPVAHSSIFLPVSDSVFPAASPASLVNQPQVNEKEAAMATDLLALEASVTAKKVQEITTPGSILKQAAVPAAELTAAEVVCLILAKHLPAFDPIKNEVAHGVSFTQTPPPGNLLFQNAVTDETNWTPPSTDYIDKSLNCQICKTTINDVESLLVCDACERGTHMKCLPPSDNAEFSQDEWYCPKCLTMNSGKPFVPKYGRVRRFVGAPKASPPAPGHSRTSSKRRAENPDPA; this is translated from the exons ATGGCGACGGCACCCCCTCCGGGGAAGCGAGCCGGTGGCGCCGGCGGAGGGGAACTGAAGAGGCTTGCGGAGATTGTGATGGTGCTTTCCACCATCGGGACTGTGAGGGCAAGCCGTGAACCTTCTCCTGTGGAGTGTTCTCTGGTCGCTGAGGCGAAGGCGAGGCTGGTATCGTTGTGCGCCGCCGAGAGGCCGAAGGATCTCTTCCCAAAGGATACGGTTATGGCGTTGGTGAAGGATCTCGGTCTCAATAGCTCCAATGATCGGTCTCTGCGGTCTAGACCTCAGAGGATGTCCATTGCCGAGAAGTTTTTGGTTTCTAAGAGAAAG ATGGAAGAGTCCAAAGATCTTGCTGCCCACCCTGTTGCACATTCTTCCATATTTCTTCCAGTCAGTGATAGTGTTTTTCCTGCAGCTTCTCCAGCCTCTTTGGTTAACCAACCTCAAGTTAATGAAAAAGAAGCAGCTATGGCTACAGATTTACTGGCTTTGGAGGCATCTGTTACAGCAAAGAAAGTTCAAG AAATAACAACTCCTGGTTCCATACTGAAGCAAGCTGCAGTTCCTGCAGCAGAACTAACAGCTGCTGAAGTAGTGTGCTTGATCCTGGCAAAACATTTGCCTGCTTTCGATCCAATTAAGAATGAAGTTGCTCATGGAGTCTCTTTTACACAAACACCACCTCCGGGAAATTTACTTTTTCAGAATGCCGTTACTGATGAAACTAACTGGACTCCTCCATCAACTGATTACATTGACAAATCATTGAACTGCCAGATTTGCAAAACTACAATCAATGATGTGGAAAGCTTACTAGTCTGTGATGCTTGCGAGAGAGGAACACACATGAAGTGTCTCCCGCCATCTGATAACGCAGAATTTTCTCAAGATGAGTGGTACTGCCCGAAATGCCTGACCATGAATAGTGGCAAACCGTTTGTACCAAAGTACGGCCGTGTTAGGAGGTTTGTTGGCGCACCAAAGGCATCTCCGCCAGCCCCTGGTCATAGTCGGACCTCTTCGAAGAGAAGAGCTGAAAATCCAGACCCTGCCTAG
- the LOC120279363 gene encoding uclacyanin 1-like has protein sequence MGSFVRVSESVVVFIVLVMMRCEGMNHVVGGDQGWDAASDIASWSINKIFTVGDNIWFTYSAAREGVLEVRSKDEFESCDVSNPIKMFTGGLDTVALDGVGSRYFVSGRPEDCHNGLKLHVQVLPVSSETNHLTNVIDVVADGP, from the exons ATGGGTAGTTTTGTTAGGGTTTCAGAGagtgttgttgtttttatagtTTTGGTGATGATGAGATGTGAAGGGATGAATCATGTTGTTGGTGGAGATCAAGGATGGGATGCAGCTTCAGACATTGCTTCTTGGTCTATCAACAAGATCTTCACTGTTGGAGATAATATTT GGTTTACATACTCTGCGGCACGTGAAGGAGTATTAGAGGTAAGGAGCAAAGATGAGTTTGAGTCATGTGATGTTTCCAATCCGATCAAGATGTTCACCGGCGGCCTCGACACGGTGGCGCTCGATGGTGTTGGCTCTCGATATTTTGTCAGCGGAAGGCCGGAGGATTGTCACAATGGGCTCAAGTTACATGTCCAAGTATTGCCAGTATCGAGCGAGACTAATCATTTGACTAATGTTATAGATGTTGTGGCTGATGGACCCTGA
- the LOC120279298 gene encoding 65-kDa microtubule-associated protein 1-like, with amino-acid sequence MGTQDPLSRETTCGSLLQQLQIIWDEVGESDDERDKMLLQLEQECLDVYRNKVDQASRSRAHLLQALADSKAEFARLLCSLGEQSVAGIPERSSGTIKEQLASIAPALEQLCKQKEQRIKEFADVQAQIQKISGEIAGNLKIGEHVETPAVDEDDLSLKKLDEFHSQLQELHKEKSERLHNVLDFVSVIHDLCAVLGMDFFSTITEVHPSLDDSIGVQSKSISDNTLSMLSRTILSLKEDEKSRLKKLQELASQLCDLWNLMDTPEEEQSLFSHITCNISASVDDVSTPGALALDLIEQAEIEVERLDQLKGSKMKEIALKKQAELEDIYARAHVEIDTMAARENIVSLIESGNFEPSELLNDLDNQISKAKEEALSRKEILEKVEKWMSACEEESWLEDYNRDENRYNSSRGAHLNLKRAEKARVLVNKIPALVDTLVAKTRTWEEDHGFAFTYDGVPLLAMLDEYTILRRDKEEEKRRMRDQKKFHEQLTTEQEAIFGSKPSPARSLGPKKAVGPRAGGGVPNGTPNRRLSLNTHNNSMNGGRSTARDGRRESARLAAPINYVAIAKEEAASYVSSNDPIPASP; translated from the exons ATGGGAACACAGGATCCATTGTCTCGTGAAACAACATGTGGCTCTTTACTTCAACAGTTGCAG ATAATCTGGGATGAGGTTGGTGAGAGTGATGATGAACGAGATAAAATGCTGCTCCAACTTGAGCAAGAGTGTTTGGATGTTTATAGAAATAAAGTGGATCAAGCTTCAAGGTCAAGGGCACACCTTCTTCAGGCATTGGCTGATTCCAAAGCTGAATTTGCCAGGCTTCTTTGTTCCCTTGGAGAACAAAGTGTTGCAGGCATT CCTGAGAGGTCATCTGGTACAATCAAAGAGCAATTAGCATCCATAGCACCAGCGTTGGAACAGTTATGCAAGCAGAAAGAGCAGAGGATAAAAGAATTTGCTGATGTTCAGGCACAAATTCAGAAAATTAGTGGAGAAATTGCTGGAAATTTGAAAATTGGTGAGCATGTGGAAACTCCTGCTGTTGATGAGGATGACTTGTCACTAAAGAAGTTAGATGAGTTCCACTCTCAGCTCCAAGAATTGCATAAAGAAAAG AGTGAAAGGCTGCACAACGTCCTCGACTTTGTTAGTGTGATACATGATCTTTGTGCTGTTCTGGGAATGGATTTCTTCAGTACTATAACTGAAGTTCACCCAAGTTTAGATGATTCTATTGGTGTCCAGTCCAAGAGCATTAGTGATAATACCTTATCGATGCTTTCCAGGACAATCTTGTCACTGAAAGAAGATGAGAAGTCAAGGCTTAAGAAG CTTCAAGAATTAGCCTCACAACTATGTGACCTTTGGAATTTAATGGATACTCCTGAGGAAGAGCAAAGTTTATTTAGTCATATCACCTGTAATATCTCTGCTTCAGTGGATGATGTCTCTACTCCTGGAGCCCTTGCCCTTGACTTGATTGAGCAG GCCGAAATTGAAGTTGAGCGGCTTGATCAACTAAAGGGAAGCAAGATGAAGGAAATAGCTTTGAAGAAACAAGCTGAACTAGAAGACATCTATGCTCGTGCCCATGTAGAGATAGATACAATGGCTGCGAGGGAGAACATTGTATCTTTAATCGAGTCTGGGAATTTTGAACCTTCAGAGCTACTAAATGACTTGGATAATCAGATTTCAAAAGCCAAAGAGGAAGCACTAAGCAGAAAAGAAatattggagaaggttgagaaaTGGATGTCAGCTTGTGAGGAAGAAAGTTGGCTTGAGGACTACAATCGG GATGAAAACAGGTATAACTCGAGCAGAGGAGCCCACTTAAATCTCAAGCGTGCAGAGAAAGCTCGTGTGTTAGTTAATAAAATTCCAG CGCTTGTTGATACTCTGGTGGCGAAGACCCGAACATGGGAAGAGGACCACGGTTTCGCATTTACATATGATGGTGTTCCTCTTCTAGCCATGCTCGATGAATATACTATTCTCAGGAGAgacaaagaggaagaaaaacGTAGAATGAGG GATCAGAAGAAGTTTCATGAGCAACTGACAACAGAACAGGAAGCTATTTTTGGCTCAAAGCCAAGTCCAGCAAGATCTCTTGGCCCGAAGAAAGCAGTAGGACCTCGTGCCGGTGGAGGTGTGCCAAATGGAACACCGAACCGGAGGTTATCACTTAACACCCACAATAACAGCATGAATGGTGGGAGATCGACAGCTAGAGACGGAAGGAGAGAGAGCGCCCGCCTGGCAGCTCCGATAAACTACGTCGCCATTGCAAAGGAAGAAGCAGCATCTTATGTTTCCAGCAATGATCCAATTCCTGCATCCCCATGA